CGCCTTGCTTCAGCGTGGCCTCTCCgtgctctcctcgcgcggagcCTTTCACTCTTTCTCACGgctctttctcgccttcctcgtcgtacCCAGTGGAGTTCCTTCCTGGCGCCTTtgtcgcgcccgctgcgccgccgtcgcccggctctgcctcgccgagtgcggcgcccgccgcgtcgtctccgcgcccgctgccgacAGTCTCCTGGCTGATCCCAGTGCAcaacggcgagaagacgatCCTCGCggccctccgcagcgcggTGTGCCAGACCCACTGCCCGCCAGGTGGGTACTCGAgtccttctctgcctctcggAAACAAACTCGAAAAAAGCAGACAGAAACGGACTACATGCCATGGCGCTGTAGTCAGCTTTCTTGATATCGCAGAAGGCGGACGCACGCACTCTACTGCTTCCGCCTTTCACGTTTCCCCGTTAGGTCGCGGAGGGGCTGTTGCGTTGCCTACGCGTCTCTCTGTGACGTCCGGTCCGTTTTTGCGTGGAGTTGCCTGCAAGCGCTCCCGAAGGCAACCTCTTCATGCTTCTCCCGCCTTCCGTTGTCGAAGGTTTTCGCGTTGACTGGTCGCGGACGTGGTTCTGTTTTtcgcggtctcctcgccgccatGCTGATGCAGAAGTTAGTTTTCTTTGTCTGTCGTTGCCTCTGCGATGTAGCGACTCATGACTCTCGTAGCTTCCACAACGAGAAGAAAACCGATGCGGAATCAGCTCCACGCGATCGGAGGTTGAAGCTCAACACGTTTCGGTTTCTCCCTCTTTACCAGTGAACCCGTTTCCGCATGTCTCCATTGTGATAACGTTTTCGGTGTCTTTGGAGTCCAACATGGCGCGTCACATGCGAGGCAGCCACGAGGCCTCGCGTTTGCATCGTGTCTGCCAggtctttctttctctctctctggtcTGCGAAGCGCGTGAGATCTCCGTCTCTAGTGAAGGGCGGCGGTCGGGAGTTTTTTTGAGTCCGTCAGTGCGGgcttttctgtcttttctctccAGGCTTCTTCGACGTCGTGATGGTAGATGACTGCTCTTCAGACGAGACGGTGGCACAGCTTCTTCCATTCTGTCGCGAGGTTTGGTCAGCGGAAAGCGAAAAGGCGGGCTGCCGCCGAAACGGCCGTTCGCGTGTCAACGCCAGCCCGAGTCGCGCTCAAGGAATTAAAaggggagcggaggcgcaggcgaggactGGCGGTGTGCAGGAGGACAAGAGGCGTGAGAGGCAacgagacgacgacgacggagagctACCGCTTCCCGACGACCAAGTGCACGCAACGGATGTAAGAgcagaggggagagagacccCCGCCTGCCGCCAGAAGGAGACTGTCATCCGCGCAGAGCTGGCCTTACCTGGAGTGCCGGAGGTGCCTCTGACGCTCGTGCGCCTGGCGAAGCAACGAGGTAAAAAACAGTTGAACAGCTTCTGTCAGCGAGGCGAGTGTGGAGTCAGAATAGGCGGGAGAGACCTACGGGCCAGAGTCCCCTCCttccgcagaggctgcgcgcgaggaggcagaaaagCACGTTCCAGTTGCTTCCCAGACAGCTGAGCCCGTCTCTGGTTGCCGGATAAGTGGGCTAGCACCCCAAGACGGTGGATAGACAAGGCACAGATCCAGTTTGTTGCTGAGCGACTCAAAGAGCTTATCGGTCTCAGCTGACAGATAAGTGTTTATATCGCGGCGCTCACGCGGCCATACACTGTGCGTACCGTCATAGAACCCTGCGCAAGGCCTTGCCTGAGCACATTTTTGCTTTGACAGGAGTCGCCGGCGCTTTGCGGCGAGGTTTGATGCATTGCCGTGGAGAGTTCATCGCCCGCctggacgcagacgacgtcGCTCATCCCCAGAGGCTGATCACGCAGGTGCGCAGACTGGTTTTCCCGGTGCTTCTCTGTCTATTTTGTTCGGTGATTATTCTCTCTCAGTGGCCTCCGCCGTTCAGTGTGCGCGAGGTCCAAGCCAAGCTCCGCTTGTGCCGCGACAGCTCGTGTCTTGGTCGCCGATACGGCTGTGCCCGGTCCCCGTGTCGTACTCGAACACACTGATTTTTTCTCTGTGTTCATGAATATGTGAGCATATGCCTAGCACTACATCTATCTGTATAAAGAGACGCGTTTGTATTTCCTCTCGGCACTTTGTGATCGACCCGTTTCAGGGTTTATGTTTTAGGGTTGTAGACCAGAAGAAACTTGAGTGACCAGTGTTCTCAAACAATCGTGACATTTCTGACTGAGGTCCCTGTGTTTTTTAACCAGTTGAATCTTGAAGCACCTTCACCTGGTTGTTTCACTGCTTTTCCACTTTTTCAGCCTCTTGCTTCCTGTCTTCCTTTCCAGTTTTATTTTCGCCTATTCGCTCTCCGATCCCGTCAACTGTGgtgctgcgtgcgcggcaTCCCTTTGCCGCGTCGTTTCCTGTGCACGCCACGTTTTTTTGTTGTTTGTCCTCATCAGATTTCCTTCATGCGGAAGCATCCCCAGGTGGCTGTCTGCGGGTCGGCGTTCGCGACCTTTAGGTCTGCCGATGTCCCTTCTTcaccgtcctccgcgtcgtttTTGGCGCCGTGTCTTTCTTCGGCCTCACCCGTCGTTGCCTCTCCCGAGTttcgcctgccggcgctctGGCGCCGTCTGTCTGACGCTCAAGTATATCGCATGCCCGCGCACCCTCTCCTGGTCAGGTGTGTGACTGACTTTTCGCCGTCGAaggcgcgtctcttcgtgCGGCTCCTGCCCTCCTGTGTCCTTGGAATTCTGAGCTCTGGCGCAATGCGCGCCCAGCTTCCCTGAGTCACCTCGCTGCAAGGGGAACACGTTGTCTCCAGCTGAGCTCCGAAGGGAGCTCTTTCAGTGCGGGCCTTCCGGCGTCTTCTCGAAACCTCCCTTCTTCCTTGCATGCGAAGGCGCATTTGCGTATCTCGCGGTCACGCCCGACGCTGACCGAGGCACGTAGAATAGTTAAAAGAGGGCGAGGCATGCGGGATCTCTGCCCGGCCTGGACTCGCCCGTAAGCACTCGTCCCTGCACTGTCTTCAGGTGGCGGCTCATCTTCGAGTGTCCTGTTGCTCATCCAACCGTCATGCTGCGTCGCGATGCGCTGCGACTCTTGCCGCGAGCAACAGAGcaagcgccgccttcctcgctcgcgtcttcaTCGCCCgggccctcgccgccgccttctcgttCAGCGGTCGCCTTGCACCTTGCGCCGCGAAGCAACTCGCAAATTGATGCTGCCTGCGTCCAAGCGGTCGACGGACGCCTCGAAGAAgggaaggcagagaggaaaggagAAGACACGACAGTCACGCAGGGCGAAGCGCACGCATGTGTTGCAGACTCGTGTGAATGTGCGAGACCTACAGAAGAAAACAAGAAAGGAGACATCACAGACGAGGAGAACGAGGCGCGTGTCTGGGAGTACATATATCCGGACGAAGAGGCTGAGGACCTCTGGCTgtggctctctctcccgcttCACCTGCACGTAGGTCGCGAGCTCTACTCGAGAATATGTACTTGGCGTTCGCTTGTACGTGCCGCGGCAGTGCCGCGGAAGAGCGGACACAGTAGGGCACGCTGTTGGCTGCGTTTCGTCTTTGTTTGCGCAGTtctcgcgtgtgtctcgTGGGTGCGCGGATCCGGTGTCGCTGTGAtgcgcctccgtctctcttctgccgtcGCCAGACACCTTGAAGGCGCTTCGTGCTGCTTCGGTAGCCTTCCTCGCTTCGTGCGGCTTTACGTTCCGTCCTCTCCAGATCACGAATCTTCCCCACATTTTGACTTTCCTGCGTCGCGACCCGTCTCGCAAGTCGGAGAGAGCCCTTCTCCCGATGCGCCGCTCCGCCCAGCTCGCCGTCTGTGCGTGGCTCCGGCGCGCGTTGGGAGCGACCGAGAAGGGTCTCTGGCGGCTCCTCTCCACGCAGGAGTCGCTGCGCTGtggggggcgaggcgcacaCCGAGACTCTCAggcagcccgcggcgcgctgctgtcCCAGTCGCGAGCGGGACTCCCGGAAGCCGCTCagaccggcgccgcgcggcgaggccgccagcgcgaggagagggaggagcaAACTGCGTGCAAGCGCGATgccggcgcgggctgcgcgcctgAGGAGAACGGAATCgatgcgcgcatgcgcgcgaaagaagaaggaaggagggagcggagggCTCCAAATCGCGACcaagcggcggcagcggacgcagaggcttcacggccgcgcgacgctgaCTCAAGGGacagagcggagacgcgccgtgGTGGTCTGGGCGATGGGGCGGACGAGGCAAGCGCTCAACGCGCGGCGATCGCCGAGAAAGCTCCAGAGGGAAAGACGGAAAAAGCGCGACAGAGGCAGCGGGACTCAGACGCACTTCGAGAGTCCGAATTGGGTGTCGACCGCCGCCTGCTCTCCGACGTCGTTGCCTGTCTCCGTGGCCATAGGTAGCGTGTTTGGCACAGCACGAGAGGGGAGGAGACGGCAGCAAGAGCGTGTCGATTTGGAGACAGCAGTTGTGCTGCGCTGTGTGCCTTTGCTCGAGCGCAAACGTCTTCGTGCAGAACCCAGAAGGGAGGCACTAGCGTGCAATGCAGCCGTGCAGCCCGTTGTTTCCAGCTGAATGACTTCCGGGGCTCTGTTTTCCATGTGTGCATCTCGCGGTATTTCTGCCGCAGGGCGCCCGCCACCGCCGAGGAGGGGCAGGCTGCGTTCACGCTTCTCCAGGTTCGAAACCACATGTGGAAGCCTCCTGCACAAATATTTCGCGTCAAGCCACTCAGTCCATAGATGTGTTCGTAGTTGTGAACTCGTATATGTAGGAAGCACGTgtgagacgcagagggagacgcctGTTTTCTGTGACTTAAAGCAGCAAACGTTgcacgcgtgcgcagagtCGGAGGGGAGCGTGACTAGTGAAACAGCGCCCGCAACCCTGAGCCCTTGCCGGGGGCGTACCTTCACCCGATCTCTGCCAGTCACCGTTGTCGCCACTGCCGCGTTTTTTTGGGGGGTTATTTCCCGAAAGTAGTTCGGGGTTGGGGCGAACCCTGGCCAGTTTCAAGTGCGTATGCGTGCCAGGAAGGTCTATGAAGTCTCCCGAATGCCAGAGCGAgctcgcgtctcgccggAAACTCGGGTGACGCCTTGAAGCGACAGGCTTTGTGTGTAGATTTCTGGATCGGGTTTCGAAGTCCTCTTCAGGGTTGTTCAGAGTGCGTTTGTGCCTCACACCGCAGGCGCTTGAAACTTTCTTCTGTAGGGCTGCGGAGCGCCTTCCACAGACCGCTGCCGGAAGCGACGAAGCGCCCGTGGGTAGCGCGGAAAGCAGTTCtagcgccgcgcgagaacgAGGCGGGACTCGAGGTCGGCCTCAAGTAGTATTTCCAcagctgcgcctcagcgTCTCCACGGATGCCGGTCCTGCAGCAGAGGGTACCTCCTCAGGCAGCGAATGCACTTCTTGCCTGTGTTATCAAAGCGGCAGTGGTGTGGGCGTCAgcccggcggcgctgaagaaaTTCTTCAAGcgggaagccgcgcgccttcggtgAGTGTGTGCCTGGCCAACCAACACCCGACACCCTCTGTTCATTTTGCAGGCAGTGCAGTGTAATTCATGTTACGAATGGAATCGCTTGACTGTAGCTCCAGGCAACCGTTGTGTACCAGCTTTTGTGTGTGTTGTGTAGTCTGTAGAGGTACGTGTGCAGCGCTACGTGAAGGTGAGGTTCCTTCAGAAATAGCGTTTCCGCTCCTACGGGCAGCTAGACATAACATGCATGTGCAGGGCGTGCGACGCCCCGACGCCTTCCACGAGGAACATTTGGTTGCGCAGTCTGTATCGTCTCATTTGATGTCTCTTAGAGGCGaactggcggcgcggcgactcgcAGCCTATAGCGCTGCCGACCTCTTTCTTTCGTAAGCGGAAAAACGGCCCTAGGGTTTTAGGGTCAGAACGATAGCCGCTCCGACAGAATAGAGCTGGCGCTGCACCCTGTAAACTCATCACTTGAGAACGATTGCCTGGCAGGGGTTTGGCCCCACCCGCACGACGACGCGTCGATTATTCTTAGCGATCGGCACGCACACATCCACAGCTGCTGTCTGTGAGCGAGAACCCCGGAGGAAGCCAGATCGGCTTTGCAACGGGCGTTTCCTGTCTGCAGTTGGCTCTCGACGGACAAGCCCATGCAATCGTCACCGGAGAGCCTCAGCGGCCTGCTGTGACGAAGGGAAATCGCAGGGAAAGGAGAGAACCTCCCGAAAAGCCAAGCGCGACACCCGCGAGGCAGGATCCCTCCCTTCGCATTCAGCGCAAGCTGCCTCGTGAATAGGTACGTATGTGTATCCAGATCgctatatgtgtgtatgtattgAGTCAGACACATGTACGCCGTTGTATGTGAAGAGAACCGCATTTTTTATTTCCCTTGCTCCTGGCCCGCGTGCAGCTCCTCGCGTGTCCATTCCTCTGTTTGAAACCTAACCGGGGAAGTTTTAAGGTTTCGCTTCAACAGGCTGAACGCTGTGCGTGACAGTCAGCGCCAGTGTTGAGTGGAAACCTGTGAAACGTCGAACGCCGTGCGCGTCAAAACGTGCCGAAGTCCTCATGCACCTAAGCGCCTTTGTCTGACGAAGTGCCAAGCGGAAACATTTAAAACAGATCGGGATTCGAACACGCAGGAAACATCCACcgggccttcgcgtcgccgccaggcACCTTTCAGCTAAACTTGCGCCACACCGGCTCGCCAAGCGCCGCCACGACGACATGTAAAATCCCCTGCCCCCCtctcaccccccccccccgtctaCGGAAAATACACAGGACGCAAGTCCAATGCACGTGAGAGGTCTTCAGCCGCCGTGATGGATACACGACCAAACCTCACCGCGATAAAACAGACAGAGTGACCCTCCACGCCAGACGGCACTGACTCGAGAACGAAGCCACATGAACGAAAGTAGAAGGACTCGCTCAAGAACGTCTATCGGGTGTCTCTGTCGGCCGCGGGAAACCCCTGCCGGCTCCCGGTGGCGTGGCACATCAtccgcctcgcttcgcgcggcgtcaCCTCGCGTCTTTTGTCGTGGACGCGGGCGCCCCCCAGCTGTTTTCCCGCCCCCAGACCGTATTTATTCGAGCACAGAGGCGCAAGTAGATCGAtctgctgcgcatgcaagtAGCCCTCACTCCCGGAGGGGGTGCACACGTAGACTGATACAaaggcgcgctggcggcggtgGCAAGAAGACACAGGCGTGAAGAGACAGGGTAACCAGgcacgaagacgccgcacgcagaggaagtCCTCGACCGTCACATCATGGAGCCACCGGGGAAGACTTCGACTTCGTCGTCGTGTCCTTCCATCGAGTCGAGGGAGAAAAGGTCTTTTTCCCTCGTGTGTTGCCTGTCCTCGCTTACGGCGCGGTCTGCGCCCTCAAACAGACGAACGCCGCTTCCACCGCGCTCCTCGGGGGCGGCTGGCCTCGGTGCACatgcagcaggcgacgctACACTCTggaggcgagctgcgtctctctctccgtcggcgtctggcgcgggATAGAGCCCAAGCCCTGCCGAAAGCCTCTGCTCCCTCGACGCAACGAGGAAGCCCGGACGCGCCTCCGACAGCAGCGTGGAAACCGAGGGAGGCAACCACATGGATGGCATCAAGTCAGATTCGCCTCTCGAGTCATGGCTGacttcttcggcgcctttTCTGCGTCCCCGCGCGGCTCCGTCTTCCGgtctgccgcagcaggcagctgctgagAAGGGGGACGCCACGCATCCCCCTGCGAGAGACGACATGAGCGAAGCCGGCAAACGCTGAGACGCGTCGaactcgccgctgcctccgcgtcctcggcttGCCACTGGGCTGCTCACTGGGCTCGCCGCTGGGCTTGCCGCTGCCCAGCCCGTGGTCTCACAGAGAGGCTGTACGTGTCGCTGAAAccctgtctcctcttgcGCGTCCACAgtgcttccgcttcctcgtgcGAGTGGGCGGActgcctcgcgtcttctcgtgtcggtctcctcgtctctcgctcggCCGTCGCCCAGGGCGTCTCGACTGCGTTCCCCCCCCGCAAGGGGCCTTGCCATCGGCTCGCTCCCTTCCTCCGGCTTCGCCCGTCCGCTTgtggcttcttcctcctctctttcttcgtgAGAGGGCTGCTCGCCACCgccacgccgcggccgagcgTAGAGCGACCGCGAGTGGTGTGTGCCGCAGCtccccgcgcctctctcctctctgggcgcatgcggcgcgtcgTGCGTGTGGGTGCAGGGGAATCTCTggcggaagaggcagcgcgtgAAGAAGTTCAGCTGGTTCGTCGCGAACAAAATCCTGCCAGACTGCTGCTCGTACAGCCGCTCCAGCCAAAAGAAATACGACGCCTGACGTTCAAAGGGGACAGGCGGCGGGCCGCACACGTCCACGGTGGCATTCGgtgacgccggcgaagaggcgggcggcgagggagagcgggcgtctccgtcgGCTGACGAGGACGAGTCGTGAGGGGCGATATGCCTTCCGCCTTTGTGCCCTCGCCTGGAACGTCGCGCATGCGGTCTCTTGggctctcgcctgcctcggtGTCTcctgtcgtcttcgccctctcgcgacgacggcgactgcgcgcgtctcctcttgcCTTCGCGCTTCGTGTTAAGCGCCGCCGTGCACGACGGCAGCCCATCCTCTTCTCctgtgccgccgcctcgcgcgccctgaGCCCTTAGAACGCCTTCCCCCGTGCCGCCATCTGCCAGGAAGCTCTCGTCCACAGACCGCTCGGCTTTCGTCTCCGACGAGTCGTCTTTGCTGCTCCGCCGTTTGCGTTTCttcgaaggagacagagacggcgagagggTGTCTTCCGCCCGCTCTCCCTCCGTCGTGGCCTCAAGATCGCCGGCGTGTCCGCAGTGACGGCatctcggcgctcgcgcgtgcttccctctccacgcgcgcggcgtgtctgcatcgctgccgtcgctcgcgcctcgcccttcctcAGATTCTTCTAGTGTCGACTCAGACGAAAAGCTTGTGTCCTCCATCGGGTCGTCTCCTTTTCTCCGCTGAGCtctgcgtctggcgcgccgccttctgaggcttcttcctcgcctcgcgggctcTCTGGCGGCATGCGTCTCATGCTCACCGCctgcgctctcgccgtcggtTTCCGTATCCGTTCCTCGATGCAAGTTCCTTCCCGTGCAGCCCCTAGACTTCCTGCttgccctcgcgcccgcctctgcgtccctctGTCGCGTCTCGGCCTCGCCAGGGAAGGCGTTGAGCGGCGCGAGCAAGTATGGCGGCAGCTCGTGGGAGAGGTAGGGCAGTTTCTCGATTTGCTCGCGCTGAAACGTCTCCAGGCGACGCACAAACCGCACGACAGACTCCGGGTAGCCCCAGCGCACCAGCGGACACGCCACatgagaggagagcgcggcgtcgcttctgTCGCGCTCCGCAGCCTGCGACGAAGTCGAGCttgaagagagagagccagccgctgcagacgggcgccgccgcaaggTGAAGGagtccgcgaccgcgggcgggagaggcgccgaccctgaaaagaaaaacgtGCAAGAGCGCGCCAGGCGTGCAACAGAAAGCCTCGAACGCGGATGGACAGCGAAAACAGTCAACGGAAAGCCCCAGCTCACCTCTCAGCTGGGAGGCGACAATGGCCATAGAGCTCGCGAGAGAGTCGGACGCGAAGACCGTCCAGAGGGGCGAGGTGTCGTCGTACGGTGGAGGAATGCGATACGTGAGTACAAACGTGAGCGCGCTCTTCTCGATCTTCCCGCTGTTCGCACGCAGCAGCCCGGCACTTGGAGCCccgtctcgccctccgctgtcgccctcgccaggCCACGAAGAGGACACAGGCGCCAGACGGAACGACTggtgcgacgccgagaggcccctcgcgcctcgttctGGGCTCGGACTGCTGTCTCGTcgtccgctgtctcctcctggCTTCCCCtgctctcctgtctctccctcgcaccaCATGCGGGGGCCGCGTGCGGCaaggccttcctcgccgtcgtcgcctctcaaGCCGCGTCGAGCTTGACgcgcccgctcgccgccctggggtttgcgcagaggcgccgcgtctcgcgcggccggcAGGTAGCAAGGCGAGCCGAATTTTTCGAGGttgagcgaggagaagcaacACATGTCGCCAAAAGGCGACGAagcggtcgcggcgaagaggaaggcgcagatGTCATCGCAGACTCTCGGCAAGAAGCCCCAGAGAAGGAGCGGGGTGAGCAGCACGgcgagcagctcctcgaccAAACACACAATGCGCAGGCCGTAGAACGCAGAACAAAACGACCGCATAACCACCTTGTGTTGGCTACTCACGCCCGTCACGCGCGGGTG
The Besnoitia besnoiti strain Bb-Ger1 chromosome VIII, whole genome shotgun sequence genome window above contains:
- a CDS encoding autophagy protein apg9 protein (encoded by transcript BESB_085110), producing the protein MEPFHPASRSPLSVAESAGTSRIRCPHAESTEYPNAAVHPYLSLPQPALSVWSSEAAAPSSFDALDGHGQTLPPRIPVASPPASESYTCYPARRSVTHSPFPYPSDSPFLDGSLSSALPYGGPSSYIPPAIVGRSSTAVQPSSATALDTASRSHVATENQIACSSVGTLSSAPERRTFGFSPSFAAPSSTLGTSYLSQPVFSLPPPEPDRYPGPSAVFPAYSLSSSGAAPGNRFFSLLAAPIRLLSKLQQGALRRLGLRIPPPPAGFSPFLPPLLDQSSHRGDGEDLENPASLRYHSGATYASLASSTRTRRRCAHPRDGSAGFSATETQTGNAADTATQLSAHASSSAQKRAASSAFASAAAAPLGSWDAVADLDKFLYGVYRYWMEGGLFAILSAHLAHLTALAFTIYFSWFLILFVNWTGIVSCTTEEQCRAVPLLIASPFSPWGYKQTLCTVYVVSLSAFLLFNIAVSYLNCRDAVLIRTYFRSRLFIPSDAALQLLDWPEVTALLLKAQEAAPFCIVTNELSALDIVSTIMREENYFIALTNKNILTQKLPSWLPPKLLYTQVMQWNIRRAIFSRLFDRRQRIHRDLFTHPPHDELSPYQSAAAAALASRFKLLALLNLVFLVPLFLFIFFFFFLKHAEDFRLNRQSIVRREFNGYAYWVFREFNELPHQINQRLSLAAAAADEYLQLSPVSPSVFHIRLLVKYLIGSLLSIFILLYLFDETPLLFIKIFDRNLLWYTIILGVLYAGIRDVGSTGKPDAAGARGASGLGSDTVLAGSGCCRAVNAPLTLYERCMRVVQFTHHLPACWRAPAGLFAIPPPVALTSGGATAPGDLKKVAADSGRAAFPRSPAEAPVAQSAFASAPSSLSLLPPVPPRHAWLPPAHARTAGLGARLAQSASIFGGEEADDEVHPRVTGVSSQHKVVMRSFCSAFYGLRIVCLVEELLAVLLTPLLLWGFLPRVCDDICAFLFAATASSPFGDMCCFSSLNLEKFGSPCYLPAARDAAPLRKPQGGERARQARRGLRGDDGEEGLAARGPRMWCEGETGEQGKPGGDSGRRDSSPSPERGARGLSASHQSFRLAPVSSSWPGEGDSGGRDGAPSAGLLRANSGKIEKSALTFVLTYRIPPPYDDTSPLWTVFASDSLASSMAIVASQLRGSAPLPPAVADSFTLRRRPSAAAGSLSSSSTSSQAAERDRSDAALSSHVACPLVRWGYPESVVRFVRRLETFQREQIEKLPYLSHELPPYLLAPLNAFPGEAETRQRDAEAGARASRKSRGCTGRNLHRGTDTETDGESAGGEHETHAAREPARRGRSLRRRRARRRAQRRKGDDPMEDTSFSSESTLEESEEGRGASDGSDADTPRAWRGKHARAPRCRHCGHAGDLEATTEGERAEDTLSPSLSPSKKRKRRSSKDDSSETKAERSVDESFLADGGTGEGVLRAQGARGGGTGEEDGLPSCTAALNTKREGKRRRAQSPSSREGEDDRRHRGRREPKRPHARRSRRGHKGGRHIAPHDSSSSADGDARSPSPPASSPASPNATVDVCGPPPVPFERQASYFFWLERLYEQQSGRILFATNQLNFFTRCLFRQRFPCTHTHDAPHAPREERGAGSCGTHHSRSLYARPRRGGGEQPSHEEREEEEATSGRAKPEEGSEPMARPLAGGERSRDALGDGRARDEETDTRRREAVRPLARGSGSTVDAQEETGFQRHVQPLCETTGWAAASPAASPVSSPVASRGRGGSGEFDASQRLPASLMSSLAGGCVASPFSAAACCGRPEDGAARGRRKGAEEVSHDSRGESDLMPSMWLPPSVSTLLSEARPGFLVASREQRLSAGLGLYPAPDADGERDAARLQSVASPAACAPRPAAPEERGGSGVRLFEGADRAVSEDRQHTREKDLFSLDSMEGHDDEVEVFPGGSMM